CGATGGATCTTCATGAGCGGTGCGGGCAAGGGCGTGAAGACGCCCGCACTGCGGTCGTAGTCGCGTCCCGTGCGGAACATGGTGGCGTGACCGCCGGCTTGCTTCGCGCTGATGCGCACCGTTTGCGCGTCGGTTTCCGTGATCCACCAGCGCTGCGCGCCGCCCCATTCCATCAGCTGCGCGCCCGGCAGTTGCAGGGGCTCCGCGATCGAGGGCAGCGCGAGCCGCCACAGCGCGGCATTCGGTGCGATCGAGGCAAAGAACGGATCGGTCTGCTCGCGCAGGCCCGCCCAGAAGCGTTCCGCCTCCACGGCGTCCACGACTTCACCGCCGAGGCTCGCGCGCGCGGTTTTCACGGCCGCTTCCGCACCGGCGAGGCGCACCGCGAGCGTTCCATTGCGCCAGGCGCTCGCCGTCATCGGCAGCGGGCGGCCGCCCCATTCGTTGAGCTTGCGCACGGCGTCGGTGCCGTTCATGTCGAACTTGAGCGTGGTTTCCGCCTGCGGCACCGGCAGTACCTTCACCGAAAGCTCCAGCAGCAGGCCGAGC
The Paraburkholderia acidiphila genome window above contains:
- the glcE gene encoding glycolate oxidase subunit GlcE; translation: MEEDDIVSDWSERIRAASADGRALRIRGGGTKDWYGQSLEGEILDTRAHRGIIAYDPAELVITARAGTPLVEIETALAAHGQMLAFEPPHFGAQATLGGCIAAGIAGPRRASAGAPRDFVLGAVLMNGHGEVLHFGGQVVKNVAGYDVSRLMAGSLGTLGLLLELSVKVLPVPQAETTLKFDMNGTDAVRKLNEWGGRPLPMTASAWRNGTLAVRLAGAEAAVKTARASLGGEVVDAVEAERFWAGLREQTDPFFASIAPNAALWRLALPSIAEPLQLPGAQLMEWGGAQRWWITETDAQTVRISAKQAGGHATMFRTGRDYDRSAGVFTPLPAPLMKIHRGLKAAFDPARIFNRGRLYSDF